One candidate division WWE3 bacterium DNA window includes the following coding sequences:
- a CDS encoding cysteine desulfurase produces MSFKDDFPILNTKINGHNLVYLDNAATSQKPRQFIEALTKFYENDNANVHRGNHTLADRATEAYELTRQTVAKFINANPTEIIFTKNTTEAINLVAYAWGRSNLHEGDTIITTELEHHSNLIPWYILAKEKHLNLQFIKVAKSGQLDLNSLDEILKTQKNIKLLALTAVSNVLGTIVPVANIIKMVKEKFPSCLVLVDGAQSVPSLKTDVKKLGCDFLAFSAHKMLGPTGVGVLYGRQDLLDVMPPFLTGGSMIDEVVRFEATYAPSPQKFEAGTPNIADVVAFKASLDYLTNSGLDKVEKIEKELADYARQELRKIPNVTVYGDLDATNSLGIVSFNIKGIHPHDVSTLLDQEGVAVRSGHHCAAPLMKILGVPGTVRASFYLYNDLSDVEALIRGVKKAIKVFK; encoded by the coding sequence ATGAGCTTCAAAGATGATTTCCCAATATTAAATACTAAAATTAACGGTCACAATTTAGTTTATCTTGATAACGCCGCCACTTCTCAAAAACCACGTCAATTTATAGAAGCGCTAACAAAGTTTTACGAAAATGACAATGCTAACGTTCATCGCGGCAACCATACGTTGGCTGACCGGGCAACGGAGGCTTATGAACTGACTCGCCAAACCGTCGCCAAATTTATTAATGCTAATCCCACCGAAATAATTTTTACAAAGAATACGACAGAAGCGATAAATCTTGTCGCTTACGCCTGGGGTCGATCGAACTTGCACGAAGGCGACACGATAATTACAACAGAATTAGAGCACCATAGTAACTTAATACCTTGGTATATTCTCGCTAAAGAAAAGCATTTAAATCTACAGTTTATTAAAGTTGCCAAGTCCGGTCAGCTCGATCTTAATAGCCTCGATGAGATTCTAAAGACGCAGAAGAACATAAAACTACTGGCATTGACGGCCGTTTCCAATGTTCTGGGAACGATTGTTCCTGTAGCTAACATCATTAAAATGGTTAAAGAGAAGTTTCCCAGTTGCCTGGTTTTAGTCGACGGCGCGCAGTCTGTGCCCAGTCTTAAAACAGATGTTAAAAAATTAGGTTGTGACTTCCTGGCTTTTTCGGCTCACAAAATGCTGGGGCCGACCGGAGTTGGCGTGCTGTACGGTCGTCAAGATTTGCTAGACGTTATGCCGCCGTTTTTGACCGGTGGCAGTATGATTGATGAGGTTGTAAGATTTGAGGCCACTTACGCACCGTCACCTCAGAAGTTTGAAGCGGGCACACCGAACATTGCCGACGTAGTTGCTTTTAAAGCGTCTCTAGATTATTTAACTAACTCTGGTCTCGATAAAGTCGAAAAAATCGAAAAAGAATTAGCGGATTATGCCCGTCAAGAACTTAGAAAAATACCAAATGTTACAGTGTACGGAGATTTAGACGCAACTAATTCACTAGGAATTGTTAGTTTTAATATTAAAGGGATACATCCACATGACGTTTCCACTTTATTGGATCAAGAAGGCGTTGCTGTTCGGAGCGGTCACCATTGCGCCGCGCCACTGATGAAGATTTTAGGAGTTCCTGGAACTGTGCGGGCCAGTTTTTATCTTTATAATGATCTGTCCGACGTTGAGGCGTTAATTAGAGGGGTTAAGAAGGCAATTAAAGTTTTTAAATAA
- a CDS encoding SufD family Fe-S cluster assembly protein, translated as MPEDKIINVILDNPGQTEVVKLLFEGKGDDKINVDLNVVQTAPKTNSQILIVAIAAGEAQVTVHGKLFISEKANGAKGSMIFKTLVEGEKAKVTVFPDLEVKNKDAEAHHGVVTMRLPEAAIFYAENRGLSKTTANQLLKKSIIEEVNI; from the coding sequence GAAGATAAAATTATTAACGTGATACTTGATAATCCCGGTCAAACAGAAGTCGTCAAATTACTTTTCGAAGGAAAGGGCGACGATAAAATAAACGTCGATTTAAATGTTGTTCAGACAGCGCCAAAAACAAATAGCCAGATTTTGATTGTCGCGATCGCTGCAGGCGAAGCCCAAGTGACTGTACACGGGAAACTGTTTATTTCCGAGAAAGCTAACGGTGCGAAAGGATCAATGATTTTTAAGACATTGGTTGAGGGGGAAAAAGCCAAGGTGACAGTCTTCCCGGATTTAGAAGTTAAAAACAAGGATGCTGAAGCGCATCATGGTGTAGTGACGATGCGACTGCCGGAAGCGGCGATTTTTTACGCGGAAAACCGCGGCTTATCGAAGACAACCGCTAACCAACTTCTGAAGAAGAGTATCATTGAGGAGGTTAATATATGA